In Colletotrichum lupini chromosome 6, complete sequence, a single window of DNA contains:
- a CDS encoding necrosis- and ethylene-inducing protein — translation MVSFKVSNILALAAAVAAAPTELLQSRAVVAHDSISPVAQRIQTGGLGKVIETFNPLLHIAHGCQPYPAVADNGDTSGGLQDTGSSTGGCRDQSKGQTYARAGTVDGKTVIMYSWYFPKDHPTGGDVAGGHRHDWENIVLQIDDPAAATPKIIGGAASSHSGYSKANGAPPMDGNSAKVEYFTTFPTNHELQFTQTKGKTYPISDWDALPAAAKTALQDTNFGKANVPFKDGSFESKVREALK, via the coding sequence ATGGTTTCTTTCAAGGTCTCCAACATCCTGGCCCTCGCTGCCGCCGTTGCAGCCGCGCCTACTGAGCTCCTTCAGTCCCGCGCCGTTGTGGCTCACGACTCCATCAGCCCCGTCGCCCAGAGAATCCAGACTGGCGGCCTCGGCAAGGTCATCGAGACCTTCAACCCCCTTCTCCACATCGCCCACGGTTGCCAGCCATATCCCGCCGTTGCCGATAACGGTGATACCAGCGGTGGTCTTCAGGACACCGGCAGCTCCACCGGCGGCTGCCGCGATCAGTCTAAGGGTCAAACGTATGCCCGCGCCGGCACAGTCGACGGCAAGACGGTCATCATGTACTCTTGGTACTTTCCCAAGGACCACCCCACCGGCGGTGACGTCGCCGGAGGCCACCGCCACGACTGGGAGAACATTGTCCTCCAGATCGACGACCCAGCCGCGGCTACCCCCAAGATCATCGGCGGAGCTGCCTCCAGCCACAGCGGCTACAGCAAGGCCAACGGCGCTCCGCCCATGGACGGTAACAGCGCCAAGGTTGAATACTTCACCACCTTCCCGACCAACCACGAGCTTCAGTTCACTCAAACCAAGGGCAAGACTTACCCCATCTCCGACTGGGATGCTctccccgccgccgccaagacCGCTCTTCAGGATACCAACTTTGGAAAGGCCAACGTTCCCTTCAAGGATGGGAGCTTCGAGAGCAAGGTCCGCGAGGCTCTCAAATAG